A window of the Acanthochromis polyacanthus isolate Apoly-LR-REF ecotype Palm Island chromosome 10, KAUST_Apoly_ChrSc, whole genome shotgun sequence genome harbors these coding sequences:
- the egf gene encoding pro-epidermal growth factor has product MLAATITTALIYFVVHSAGASALGTACWDERLSRAGRNSSCLASQPFLIFGHGKAIHRMGLDGKRHRRLVTGVGTSILLDFHFKEERVYWADKHTGVIYKASVKEGQRQKLHSFDKHISGLAVDWIWNNVYWTNGEKGEIKRMDINGKNQETLLRQLTLPSSINVDPINRFLFWLSGGTTPSIQRSDVTGQMKITLIKMAEQLQALSIDREDKRLFWVQFGLQGESAIGSCDYNGNVLHIMDQLLHPQSFGISVFLERLYYSDAASQVIKTVNKYTGGEPLDVNTKQMSKPPVDIKVVHPLNQPLEDSLSPFPGCDEQSGNCVNVCSSLAEQGVCQCSEGFALSKHGTYCEDVNECSHWNHGCSLGCENIPGSYFCTCPKGYALLSDRKTCREIIPCEGNMTKCGHGCLATENGSVCVCPEGSILQEDGQACTGCSSTDRGGCSQLCTPVTPSRWQCDCQPGYQLHQDGKRCIASGPPPYLLVANLVDVRRINPDGTGDQTLVEEPRGTILALDYDPVLNSVYFASTSQKTIERVDLNNRLRDVLVSDGLDSPEGLAVDWVHRKMYWTDKSRSTVDCSTLVGLYKETVVSKGLEKPRGIAVHPLAKKLFWTDIGSRPVVERASLEGSERTNIASTNLVSPTGLTIDFTEDRLFWCDQRRGLIETAALDGSDRRVLLENQVGRPFDLAVFEDRLWISDQEHQQLRSVHKRTGKKLQRIHGSMVQPASIVVVHPLAKPGANVCLHLNGGCAQVCENRLGFVHCSCLPNYILSADGKSCLPADASNGTTESGDSGLKSLKNKTFNDVSTPQTTTPGLSAETGDADFHSDVGSDSTLFTDKMISDQNECYSLRCDVNAQCLLNAGNPKCLCLEGFTGDGQLCVDIDECKLGRHNCDKTAECQNTAGKFLCKCRAGYYGNGQTCQALETTSPWVTPISPVDVTTEHHNSNSVQSCPSTHETYCLYQGVCFYFPEMKSYACNCVSGYMGERCQFSDLEWLELQRAEKEKRRNVVIAACMVVLVSLLSITACVTYCYGTRRIFRKQPSVDNVSETSVTDESTSETTTTSVPRFYMVVENAVEGNILPAMGCPRRDVCPSCSSETGTSPVSEDSDTLSKHNRGYECSMVSAVAMETTQPTARHSNQSLSRPYTCLSFKPTPLPQSPNPESTSS; this is encoded by the exons ATGTTGGCTGCAACGATCACAACAGCGCTGATCTATTTTGTGGTGCACAGCGCTGGAGCCTCGGCACTGGGTACGGCATGTTGGGATGAACGCCTATCGAGAGCAGGGAGGAACAGCAGCTGTTTGG CTTCCCAGCCTTTCCTGATATTCGGCCACGGTAAAGCCATTCATCGGATGGGCCTTGATGGGAAGCGCCACAGAAGGCTTGTGACCGGTGTGGGAACCTCTATCCTGCTGGACTTTCATTTCAAAGAGGAGAGAGTTTACTGGGCTGACAAACACACTGGGGTCATCTACAAAGCATCAGTGAAAGAAGGCCAAAGACAG AAGCTTCACTCATTTGACAAACACATCTCAGGCCTTGCAGTGGACTGGATTTGGAATAACGTCTATTGGACAAATggagaaaaaggagaaataaaGCGAATGGATATAAATGGGAAAAATCAGGAGACACTTTTGAGACAGTTGACCCTGCCAAGTTCTATAAATGTTGACCCCATTAACAG gtttttgttttggCTGTCTGGTGGAACAACTCCGAGTATCCAACGGTCCGATGTGACAGGACAGATGAAAATTACACTAATTAAAATGGCAGAACAACTGCAGGCACTGTCGATCGACCGAGAGGACAAAAGACTGTTCTGGGTTCAGTTTGGTCTGCAAGGAGAAAGCGCCATTGGCTCTTGTGATTACAACGGAAATGTTCTTCACATCATGGACCAGCTACTTCA TCCTCAGTCATTTGGAATATCAGTTTTTCTGGAGCGCCTATACTACAGTGATGCTGCATCTCAAGTTATAAAGACAGTGAACAAGTACACTGGTGGAGAGCCGCTGGAtgtcaacacaaaacaaatgtcaAAACCTCCTGTTGATATCAAAGTGGTACATCCTCTCAACCAGCCGCTGGAAGACTCCCTATCGCCATTTCCAG GCTGCGATGAACAAAGTGGCAACTGTGTAAACGTGTGCTCCAGTCTAGCAGAGCAAGGGGTTTGCCAGTGCAGTGAAGGCTTCGCTCTCAGTAAGCACGGCACTTATTGTGAAG ACGTGAATGAATGCTCCCATTGGAACCACGGCTGCTCTCTTGGTTGTGAAAACATCCCAGGTTCCTATTTCTGCACCTGCCCTAAAGGATATGCCCTCCTATCAGACCGGAAGACATGCCGAG AGATCATACCATGTGAAGGCAATATGACAAAGTGTGGCCATGGATgcctggcaacagaaaatggttCCGTCTGTGTTTGTCCTGAGGGATCTATACTGCAGGAGGATGGACAAGCCTGTACTG GCTGCTCATCTACAGACAGAGGAGGCTGCAGTCAGCTCTGCACTCCTGTCACTCCTAGTCGGTGGCAGTGTGACTGTCAGCCTGGCTACCAGCTCCACCAAGATGGCAAACGCTGCATTGCATCCG GACCTCCACCCTATCTGCTAGTTGCCAATCTAGTAGACGTACGAAGAATTAACCCTGATGGCACCGGGGATCAAACGTTGGTGGAGGAGCCCAGGGGAACCATCTTAGCTTTGGACTATGATCCTGTTCTGAACAGT GTGTACTTCGCTAGTACCAGCCAGAAGACAATTGAGCGAGTGGATTTGAACAACAGGTTAAGAGACGTTCTTGTCTCGGATGGTTTGGACTCCCCAGAAGGACTGGCAGTTGACTGGGTCCACCGCAAGATGTACTGGACAGATAAAAG CCGGTCAACTGTTGACTGCAGTACTTTAGTTGGACTGTACAAAGAAACTGTTGTGAGCAAAGGGCTGGAAAAACCACGAGGAATTGCAGTTCATCCTCTAGCAAA GAAGTTATTCTGGACTGACATTGGCTCTCGGCCTGTGGTGGAGCGAGCCTCTTTGGAAGGGAGCGAGCGTACCAACATTGCCAGCACCAACCTTGTGTCACCCACTGGCCTGACCATCGATTTCACAGAAGATCGTCTCTTCTGGTGCGACCAGAGGAGGGGCCTGATAGAGACTGCTGCCCTGGATGGTTCAGATCGACGGGTCCTGTTAGAGAACCAAGTAG GTCGACCTTTTGACCTTGCAGTGTTTGAAGACAGGCTCTGGATCTCTGATCAGGAGCACCAGCAGCTCAGGAGTGTACATAAGCGGACCGGGAAGAAACTGCAAAGAATCCATGGCAGCATGGTCCAACCAGCATCCATTGTGGTGGTTCATCCCCTTGCTAAACCAG GTGCCAATGTCTGTCTTCACCTAAATGGAGGCTGCGCTCAGGTGTGTGAAAACAGACTGGGATTCGTTCACTGCTCCTGTCTGCCAAACTACATCCTATCAGCTGATGGAAAAAGTTGCTTACCTGCCGACGCTTCAAATGGAACAACAG AATCTGGAGACAGTGGTTTAAAATccctcaaaaacaaaacatttaatgatGTAAGCacaccacaaacaacaacaccTGGGCTGTCAGCTGAGACAGGGGACGCAGATTTCCACTCTGATGTAGGCAGTGACTCAACTCTCTTCACAGATAAGATGATTTCAG ACCAGAATGAGTGTTACTCACTCCGCTGTGATGTGAATGCACAGTGCCTGCTAAATGCTGGCAACCCCAAGTGTTTGTGTCTAGAAGGTTTTACAGGTGATGGACAGTTATGTGTAG ATATTGATGAGTGCAAACTGGGAAGGCACAATTGTGACAAAACCGCAGAATGTCAAAACACTGCTGGGAAATTTCTCTGCAAGTGCCGGGCTGGATACTATGGAAATGGGCAGACATGTCAAG CACTGGAGACTACATCACCATGGGTAACGCCTATTAGCCCTGTTGATGTTACCACCGAACACCACAACAGTAACTCAGTACAGAGCTGTCCCTCCACCCATGAGACGTACTGTCTGTACCAAGGTGTATGCTTCTACTTCCCTGAAATGAAGTCCTACGCTTGCAA TTGTGTATCGGGCTACATGGGTGAGCGCTGTCAGTTCAGCGACCTGGAATGGTTGGAGCTCCAGCGggcagagaaggagaagaggaggaatgTCGTCATTGCGGCCTGCATGGTGGTCCTCGTTTCCCTGCTCTCCATCACTGCCTGTGTCACCTACTGCTATGG AACAAGAAGAATCTTCCGCAAACAGCCTTCAGTGGACAATGTGAGTGAGACCAGCGTGACAGATGAGAGCACATCAGAGACCACCACTACCAGTGTTCCCCGG TTCTACATGGTGGTAGAAAATGCTGTGGAAGGAAACATCCTCCCTGCCATGGGTTGTCCCAGAAGAGATGTGTGTCCATCCTGCTCTTCAGAAACAG gCACCAGCCCTGTATCTGAAGACTCAGACACGCTGTCCAAACACAACAGAGGGTATGAGTGTTCAATGGTGtcagctgttgccatggagaccaCACAACCCACTGCCCGTCACTCAAATCAATCACTGTCAAGACCATATACTTGTTTGTCTTTCAAACCAACACCGCTCCCCCAGAGTCCAAACCCAGAGTCAACTTCTTCTTAG